From the Solanum pennellii chromosome 4, SPENNV200 genome, one window contains:
- the LOC107017825 gene encoding probable methyltransferase PMT5 isoform X1: MKSPSLKNLSKNFRSRSPFEWLLLFLVSVLVVIALLGSSSSTFNSVTSSVKNDIYTNYRKLKEQARSDYLELKSLAVGENQIKDVGVCGKERENYVPCYNVSANILAGLKDGEELDRHCELSQERQYCLIRPPKDYKIPLSWPAGRDVIWSGNVKLTKDQFLSSGSIMKRLMLLEENQIAFHSQDGMMVDDVKDYSHQIAEMIGLGSDTEFLQAGVRTVLDIGCGFGSFSAHLLSLNLMALCVAAYGSSGSHVQVALERGLPAVIGNFISKQLPFPSLSYDMVHCAQCGVIWDSKDGLFLIEIDRVLKPGGYFVLTSSTTQQQGSSTGAKKGIMSAPLEEFTKKLCWSLLEQQDETFIWQKTVDSQCYTSGSKQDTIPICKGQDMQLYYQPLAHCISGTGSDRWVPIHSRSDSMNSTELKVHGVYPDTFFEDSEFWKSAVRNYWSLLSPLIFSDHPKRPGDDDPLPPYNMVRNVLDMNAHYGGLNAALLEAGKSVWVMNVVPLGVHNTLPLILDRGFAGVLHNWCEPFPTYPRTYDLLHGSGLLSHLESQGCSIVEVLFEMDRILRPEGWIILSDKLGPIEKVRMVATQMRWEARVVDLQDGSDQRLLVCQKSFVRK, encoded by the exons ATGAAAAGCCCTTCgcttaaaaatttatcaaaaaatttcagGTCGAGATCACCATTCGAGTGGTTACTCTTGTTTCTTGTCAGTGTCTTGGTGGTAATAGCATTGCTAGGATCATCCTCAAGTACCTTTAATTCAGTCACTTCCTCTGTGAAGAATGATATATACACGAATTACAGAAAGCTAAAGGAGCAAGCAAGAAGCGATTATTTAGAGCTAAAAAGCCTTGCTGTGGGAGAAAATCAGATAAAGGATGTTGGTGTTTGTGGTAAGGAAAGAGAAAATTATGTGCCTTGCTACAATGTGTCTGCAAACATTCTAGCTGGGCTTAAAGATGGCGAGGAGTTAGATCGGCATTGTGAGTTATCACAAGAACGTCAATATTGTCTGATTCGTCCACCTAAGGACTATAAGATTCCGTTGTCTTGGCCAGCAGGAAGGGATGTTATATGGAGTGGAAATGTGAAGCTAACCAAAGATCAGTTCCTTTCTTCTGGAAGCATTATGAAAAG GCTAATGTTACTAGAAGAAAATCAAATTGCTTTCCATTCACAAGATGGGATGATGGTTGATGATGTCAAAGATTACTCTCACCAAATTGCAGAGATGATTGGGCTGGGAAGTGACACAGAATTCCTTCAAGCTGGT GTGCGTACTGTACTAGATATTGGTTGTGGCTTTGGTAGCTTCAGTGCCCACCTACTCTCGCTGAACTTGATGGCTCTTTGTGTAGCAGCTTATGGGTCATCTGGTAGCCATGTTCAGGTAGCACTTGAGAGAGGCCTTCCTGCAGTCATTGGAAACTTTATTTCAAAACAGCTACCATTTCCATCATTGTCCTATGACATGGTTCATTGTGCTCAATGTGGAGTTATTTGGGACAGCAAAG ATGGActgtttcttattgaaattgACCGTGTACTCAAGCCTGGAGGTTACTTTGTTTTGACCTCATCCACAACCCAGCAGCAGGGTAGTTCTACCGGTGCAAAGAAGGGAATCATGTCTGCTCCTTTGGAAGAGTTCACTAAGAAACTCTGTTGGTCTCTTTTGGAACAGCAAGACGAAACTTTCATCTGGCAGAAAACGGTTGATTCCCAGTGCTACACATCTGG TAGCAAGCAGGATACTATACCAATTTGTAAAGGACAGGATATGCAACTGTACTACCAGCCACTTGCACATTGTATATCTGGAACAGGCAGTGATCGATGGGTTCCAATTCATAGCAGATCTGATTCTATGAACTCCACTGAGCTCAAAGTTCATG GAGTTTATCCTGACACTTTCTTTGAGGATTCAGAATTCTGGAAATCAGCTGTGCGAAACTATTGGTCTTTGCTGTCACCCTTGATTTTCTCTGACCATCCAAAGAGGCCAGGTGATGACGATCCATTGCCTCCGTATAATATGGTGCGGAATGTCTTGGACATGAATGCTCATTATGGGGGTTTAAATGCCGCATTGTTGGAGGCAGGAAAGTCAGTCTGGGTGATGAATGTTGTGCCTCTTGGGGTGCATAATACACTTCCTCTGATACTTGATCGAGGCTTTGCTGGCGTTTTGCATAACTG GTGTGAACCCTTTCCTACATATCCACGAACATACGATTTGCTCCATGGTAGCGGACTTCTTTCGCACCTTGAATCACAAGGATGCAGTATAGTTGAAGTGCTTTTTGAGATGGACCGTATCTTACGGCCAGAG GGATGGATTATTCTCTCTGATAAATTGGGCCCTATAGAGAAAGTGCGGATGGTAGCAACACAAATGCGCTGGGAAGCCAGAGTGGTTGACCTCCAGGATGGAAGTGACCAACGGCTACTCGTATGCCAAAAATCATTCGTGAGAAAGTGA
- the LOC107017825 gene encoding probable methyltransferase PMT5 isoform X3 encodes MTAYNFHSSWRLRLKEIASTLSRSPFEWLLLFLVSVLVVIALLGSSSSTFNSVTSSVKNDIYTNYRKLKEQARSDYLELKSLAVGENQIKDVGVCGKERENYVPCYNVSANILAGLKDGEELDRHCELSQERQYCLIRPPKDYKIPLSWPAGRDVIWSGNVKLTKDQFLSSGSIMKRLMLLEENQIAFHSQDGMMVDDVKDYSHQIAEMIGLGSDTEFLQAGVRTVLDIGCGFGSFSAHLLSLNLMALCVAAYGSSGSHVQVALERGLPAVIGNFISKQLPFPSLSYDMVHCAQCGVIWDSKDGLFLIEIDRVLKPGGYFVLTSSTTQQQGSSTGAKKGIMSAPLEEFTKKLCWSLLEQQDETFIWQKTVDSQCYTSGKQDTIPICKGQDMQLYYQPLAHCISGTGSDRWVPIHSRSDSMNSTELKVHGVYPDTFFEDSEFWKSAVRNYWSLLSPLIFSDHPKRPGDDDPLPPYNMVRNVLDMNAHYGGLNAALLEAGKSVWVMNVVPLGVHNTLPLILDRGFAGVLHNWCEPFPTYPRTYDLLHGSGLLSHLESQGCSIVEVLFEMDRILRPEGWIILSDKLGPIEKVRMVATQMRWEARVVDLQDGSDQRLLVCQKSFVRK; translated from the exons ATGACAGCTTATAATTTTCATAGCTCTTGGAGGTTGAGGTTGAAGGAAATAGCTAGCACATT GTCGAGATCACCATTCGAGTGGTTACTCTTGTTTCTTGTCAGTGTCTTGGTGGTAATAGCATTGCTAGGATCATCCTCAAGTACCTTTAATTCAGTCACTTCCTCTGTGAAGAATGATATATACACGAATTACAGAAAGCTAAAGGAGCAAGCAAGAAGCGATTATTTAGAGCTAAAAAGCCTTGCTGTGGGAGAAAATCAGATAAAGGATGTTGGTGTTTGTGGTAAGGAAAGAGAAAATTATGTGCCTTGCTACAATGTGTCTGCAAACATTCTAGCTGGGCTTAAAGATGGCGAGGAGTTAGATCGGCATTGTGAGTTATCACAAGAACGTCAATATTGTCTGATTCGTCCACCTAAGGACTATAAGATTCCGTTGTCTTGGCCAGCAGGAAGGGATGTTATATGGAGTGGAAATGTGAAGCTAACCAAAGATCAGTTCCTTTCTTCTGGAAGCATTATGAAAAG GCTAATGTTACTAGAAGAAAATCAAATTGCTTTCCATTCACAAGATGGGATGATGGTTGATGATGTCAAAGATTACTCTCACCAAATTGCAGAGATGATTGGGCTGGGAAGTGACACAGAATTCCTTCAAGCTGGT GTGCGTACTGTACTAGATATTGGTTGTGGCTTTGGTAGCTTCAGTGCCCACCTACTCTCGCTGAACTTGATGGCTCTTTGTGTAGCAGCTTATGGGTCATCTGGTAGCCATGTTCAGGTAGCACTTGAGAGAGGCCTTCCTGCAGTCATTGGAAACTTTATTTCAAAACAGCTACCATTTCCATCATTGTCCTATGACATGGTTCATTGTGCTCAATGTGGAGTTATTTGGGACAGCAAAG ATGGActgtttcttattgaaattgACCGTGTACTCAAGCCTGGAGGTTACTTTGTTTTGACCTCATCCACAACCCAGCAGCAGGGTAGTTCTACCGGTGCAAAGAAGGGAATCATGTCTGCTCCTTTGGAAGAGTTCACTAAGAAACTCTGTTGGTCTCTTTTGGAACAGCAAGACGAAACTTTCATCTGGCAGAAAACGGTTGATTCCCAGTGCTACACATCTGG CAAGCAGGATACTATACCAATTTGTAAAGGACAGGATATGCAACTGTACTACCAGCCACTTGCACATTGTATATCTGGAACAGGCAGTGATCGATGGGTTCCAATTCATAGCAGATCTGATTCTATGAACTCCACTGAGCTCAAAGTTCATG GAGTTTATCCTGACACTTTCTTTGAGGATTCAGAATTCTGGAAATCAGCTGTGCGAAACTATTGGTCTTTGCTGTCACCCTTGATTTTCTCTGACCATCCAAAGAGGCCAGGTGATGACGATCCATTGCCTCCGTATAATATGGTGCGGAATGTCTTGGACATGAATGCTCATTATGGGGGTTTAAATGCCGCATTGTTGGAGGCAGGAAAGTCAGTCTGGGTGATGAATGTTGTGCCTCTTGGGGTGCATAATACACTTCCTCTGATACTTGATCGAGGCTTTGCTGGCGTTTTGCATAACTG GTGTGAACCCTTTCCTACATATCCACGAACATACGATTTGCTCCATGGTAGCGGACTTCTTTCGCACCTTGAATCACAAGGATGCAGTATAGTTGAAGTGCTTTTTGAGATGGACCGTATCTTACGGCCAGAG GGATGGATTATTCTCTCTGATAAATTGGGCCCTATAGAGAAAGTGCGGATGGTAGCAACACAAATGCGCTGGGAAGCCAGAGTGGTTGACCTCCAGGATGGAAGTGACCAACGGCTACTCGTATGCCAAAAATCATTCGTGAGAAAGTGA
- the LOC107017825 gene encoding probable methyltransferase PMT5 isoform X2, producing MKSPSLKNLSKNFRSRSPFEWLLLFLVSVLVVIALLGSSSSTFNSVTSSVKNDIYTNYRKLKEQARSDYLELKSLAVGENQIKDVGVCGKERENYVPCYNVSANILAGLKDGEELDRHCELSQERQYCLIRPPKDYKIPLSWPAGRDVIWSGNVKLTKDQFLSSGSIMKRLMLLEENQIAFHSQDGMMVDDVKDYSHQIAEMIGLGSDTEFLQAGVRTVLDIGCGFGSFSAHLLSLNLMALCVAAYGSSGSHVQVALERGLPAVIGNFISKQLPFPSLSYDMVHCAQCGVIWDSKDGLFLIEIDRVLKPGGYFVLTSSTTQQQGSSTGAKKGIMSAPLEEFTKKLCWSLLEQQDETFIWQKTVDSQCYTSGKQDTIPICKGQDMQLYYQPLAHCISGTGSDRWVPIHSRSDSMNSTELKVHGVYPDTFFEDSEFWKSAVRNYWSLLSPLIFSDHPKRPGDDDPLPPYNMVRNVLDMNAHYGGLNAALLEAGKSVWVMNVVPLGVHNTLPLILDRGFAGVLHNWCEPFPTYPRTYDLLHGSGLLSHLESQGCSIVEVLFEMDRILRPEGWIILSDKLGPIEKVRMVATQMRWEARVVDLQDGSDQRLLVCQKSFVRK from the exons ATGAAAAGCCCTTCgcttaaaaatttatcaaaaaatttcagGTCGAGATCACCATTCGAGTGGTTACTCTTGTTTCTTGTCAGTGTCTTGGTGGTAATAGCATTGCTAGGATCATCCTCAAGTACCTTTAATTCAGTCACTTCCTCTGTGAAGAATGATATATACACGAATTACAGAAAGCTAAAGGAGCAAGCAAGAAGCGATTATTTAGAGCTAAAAAGCCTTGCTGTGGGAGAAAATCAGATAAAGGATGTTGGTGTTTGTGGTAAGGAAAGAGAAAATTATGTGCCTTGCTACAATGTGTCTGCAAACATTCTAGCTGGGCTTAAAGATGGCGAGGAGTTAGATCGGCATTGTGAGTTATCACAAGAACGTCAATATTGTCTGATTCGTCCACCTAAGGACTATAAGATTCCGTTGTCTTGGCCAGCAGGAAGGGATGTTATATGGAGTGGAAATGTGAAGCTAACCAAAGATCAGTTCCTTTCTTCTGGAAGCATTATGAAAAG GCTAATGTTACTAGAAGAAAATCAAATTGCTTTCCATTCACAAGATGGGATGATGGTTGATGATGTCAAAGATTACTCTCACCAAATTGCAGAGATGATTGGGCTGGGAAGTGACACAGAATTCCTTCAAGCTGGT GTGCGTACTGTACTAGATATTGGTTGTGGCTTTGGTAGCTTCAGTGCCCACCTACTCTCGCTGAACTTGATGGCTCTTTGTGTAGCAGCTTATGGGTCATCTGGTAGCCATGTTCAGGTAGCACTTGAGAGAGGCCTTCCTGCAGTCATTGGAAACTTTATTTCAAAACAGCTACCATTTCCATCATTGTCCTATGACATGGTTCATTGTGCTCAATGTGGAGTTATTTGGGACAGCAAAG ATGGActgtttcttattgaaattgACCGTGTACTCAAGCCTGGAGGTTACTTTGTTTTGACCTCATCCACAACCCAGCAGCAGGGTAGTTCTACCGGTGCAAAGAAGGGAATCATGTCTGCTCCTTTGGAAGAGTTCACTAAGAAACTCTGTTGGTCTCTTTTGGAACAGCAAGACGAAACTTTCATCTGGCAGAAAACGGTTGATTCCCAGTGCTACACATCTGG CAAGCAGGATACTATACCAATTTGTAAAGGACAGGATATGCAACTGTACTACCAGCCACTTGCACATTGTATATCTGGAACAGGCAGTGATCGATGGGTTCCAATTCATAGCAGATCTGATTCTATGAACTCCACTGAGCTCAAAGTTCATG GAGTTTATCCTGACACTTTCTTTGAGGATTCAGAATTCTGGAAATCAGCTGTGCGAAACTATTGGTCTTTGCTGTCACCCTTGATTTTCTCTGACCATCCAAAGAGGCCAGGTGATGACGATCCATTGCCTCCGTATAATATGGTGCGGAATGTCTTGGACATGAATGCTCATTATGGGGGTTTAAATGCCGCATTGTTGGAGGCAGGAAAGTCAGTCTGGGTGATGAATGTTGTGCCTCTTGGGGTGCATAATACACTTCCTCTGATACTTGATCGAGGCTTTGCTGGCGTTTTGCATAACTG GTGTGAACCCTTTCCTACATATCCACGAACATACGATTTGCTCCATGGTAGCGGACTTCTTTCGCACCTTGAATCACAAGGATGCAGTATAGTTGAAGTGCTTTTTGAGATGGACCGTATCTTACGGCCAGAG GGATGGATTATTCTCTCTGATAAATTGGGCCCTATAGAGAAAGTGCGGATGGTAGCAACACAAATGCGCTGGGAAGCCAGAGTGGTTGACCTCCAGGATGGAAGTGACCAACGGCTACTCGTATGCCAAAAATCATTCGTGAGAAAGTGA
- the LOC107017095 gene encoding uncharacterized protein LOC107017095, whose translation MEEDQDLKYFCKLCDKKYPCGKSFGGHMRSHVLAKEKVEFKQKKLQSWIDGGKNSSKKDHKSQFELSEHSGYGLRDNPKKTWRASDSRSPLLSQENVCQQCGKVFQSLKALCGHMACHSGKDRGGSKDDHSWTSENKNLLMDSNSDTEADEPKLKSRSNTKRYNRLVAKSSSFCLVNNRSVSSPVSEIDEQDQEEVAKCLMMLSMDSGIWNGVNSVVESSDNNSVILETKSSSVDMKVARKDCLKPAENVDETHRRCKKEADRNLKLNALNAEAESENSDSGYFLGEYMKVESDASVDEFHRNVNYRWNTSNKSLGVWCNETRRDVEKGFNRTTTKYITEMRNGSTKEYKYDSYGMASNLAKSESRKRIKDISYEPELGKESSFRKIKVGFKGPEGSKHTQKKKKYECFNCKKAFSSYQALGGHRPCNKKANAHFESTYETDENGRGAENGPSYIDKGKHRETFNNRKPAVHDGQDVNYNPEKKMKPKKFKGHECPFCNKMFKSGQALGGHKRSHFLVGSQENHNQASAVKGSEFVDLLDLNLPAPVEDMNGEPTFVRW comes from the coding sequence ATGGAAGAAGATCAAGATTTGAAGTACTTTTGTAAGTTGTGTGACAAGAAGTATCCATGTGGGAAGTCATTTGGTGGTCACATGAGGTCTCATGTACTAGCAAAGGAAAAAGTTGAGTTTAAACAGAAAAAGTTGCAATCTTGGATTGATGGTGGGAAGAATAGTAGCAAGAAAGATCATAAATCACAGTTTGAATTAAGTGAACATTCTGGTTATGGTCTTAGAGACAATCCTAAGAAAACTTGGAGGGCTTCGGATTCGAGGTCTCCCTTGTTGTCTCAAGAGAATGTTTGTCAGCAATGTGGTAAGGTGTTTCAATCGTTGAAAGCTTTGTGTGGTCATATGGCGTGTCACTCTGGCAAAGACAGGGGAGGGTCGAAAGATGATCACTCGTGGACTAGTGAAAACAAGAATCTGTTGATGGATAGCAACTCGGATACTGAAGCCGATGAGCCAAAGCTGAAGAGCAGATCAAATACTAAAAGGTACAATAGACTTGTAGCTAAGTCTTCCTCTTTTTGCTTAGTTAACAATAGAAGCGTTTCATCACCTGTTTCTGAGATTGATGAGCAAGATCAAGAGGAAGTAGCTAAGTGTTTGATGATGTTGTCAATGGATTCTGGGATTTGGAATGGTGTCAATTCAGTTGTTGAGTCTTCTGACAACAATTCTGTTATTTTGGAGACGAAATCATCATCTGTCGACATGAAAGTAGCTAGAAAGGATTGTCTAAAGCCTGCTGAAAATGTAGATGAAACACATCGAAGGTGTAAAAAGGAGGCGGACAGAAACTTGAAACTTAATGCTTTGAATGCTGAAGCTGAGTCTGAGAATTCTGATTCCGGATACTTTTTAGGCGAATATATGAAAGTTGAATCAGATGCATCTGTTGATGAGTTCCATAGAAATGTTAATTACCGATGGAATACATCTAACAAGAGTCTCGGAGTTTGGTGCAATGAGACTAGAAGAGACGTGGAAAAGGGCTTTAACAGAACAACAACAAAGTACATAACAGAAATGAGGAATGGTTCAAccaaagaatataaatatgatagCTATGGAATGGCTTCAAATTTGGCTAAGAGTGAATCAAGAAAGAGAATAAAGGATATATCTTATGAACCAGAATTAGGAAAAGAGTCGTCGTTTAGGAAGATAAAGGTCGGTTTTAAAGGTCCTGAAGGAAGCAAACATactcagaagaaaaaaaagtatgagTGCTTCAACTGCAAGAAGGCTTTTAGCTCTTATCAGGCACTTGGTGGACACAGACCTTGCAACAAAAAAGCCAATGCCCATTTCGAATCAACATATGAAACCGATGAGAATGGTCGTGGTGCTGAAAATGGTCCTAGTTACATAGACAAGGGTAAGCATAGGGAGACATTTAACAACAGAAAACCAGCTGTTCATGATGGTCAAGATGTCAATTACAATCCTGAGAAGAAGATGAAGCCTAAAAAGTTCAAAGGACACGAATGCCCGTTCTGCAACAAGATGTTTAAGTCTGGACAAGCTTTAGGTGGCCACAAAAGGTCACATTTTCTTGTTGGTTCACAGGAGAATCATAATCAAGCTTCAGCAGTAAAAGGATCAGAATTTGTTGATTTACTTGATCTTAACCTTCCTGCTCCTGTTGAGGACATGAACGGTGAGCCTACCTTTGTGCGTTGGTAG
- the LOC107017897 gene encoding probable inactive purple acid phosphatase 2: MIPFVTFTLLILFSLISSSSSSQISISVTPKTLSKSGDFVTIKWTGIPSPSKLDFLGIYSPPSSLHDNFIGYIFLSSTSEWESGSGSISIPLVNLRSGYQFRIFRWTESEIVPDLVDHDHNPLPQTKHLLAVSEEVGFVSGRGPEQVHLALTGFEDEMRVMFVTPDGKESYVRYGLTRGRLGRVVKTRVVRYEKEDLCDAPANSSIGWRDPGYIHDGVMRNLKKGKKYYYQVGSDSRGWSTIFSFVSQNRDTGETFAFLFGDMGTATPYLTFLRTQEESKSTIKWISRDIEALGNKPALISHIGDISYARGYSWLWDNFFTQVEPVASRVPYHVCIGNHEYDWPLQPWKPDWSSYGKDGGGECGVPYSYKFHMPGNSSVPTGMHAPATRNLYYSFDSGPVHFVYMSTETNFLPGSNQYDFLKHDLESVDRVKTPFVVFQGHRPMYSSSSGTKDISLRKRMVEYLEPLLVKNNVNLVLWGHVHRYERFCPLNNFTCGSLALNGKEQKAFPVQIVIGMAGQDWQPIWAPREDHPTDPIFPQPLQSLYRGSEFGYVRLHATKEKLTLSYVGNHDGEVHDKVEFLASGQLLNAGIRDGPADAVHMESKFSWYVKVGSVLMLGAFMGYIVGFISHARKNSADNGWRPIKTEVI; this comes from the exons ATGATCCCTTTTGTCACCTTCACCTTACTTATCCTCTTCAGCTTGAtctcatcatcatcttcttcacaaATCTCAATTTCTGTAACCCCAAAAACCTTATCAAAATCTGGTGATTTTGTTACAATCAAATGGACTGGTATCCCATCACCTTCTAAACTCGATTTCTTAGGAATTTACTCGCCACCCAGTTCACTCCACGATAATTTCATTGGCTATATTTTCCTATCTTCAACATCCGAATGGGAATCTGGGTCGGGTTCAATTTCCATCCCTTTAGTCAATCTTAGATCTGGGTATCAGTTTCGGATATTCAGATGGACGGAATCGGAGATTGTACCGGATCTAGTGGATCATGACCACAATCCGTTGCCGCAGACGAAGCATCTTCTTGCTGTGTCTGAGGAGGTTGGGTTTGTTTCGGGTCGGGGACCCGAACAGGTTCATTTGGCTTTAACGGGTTTTGAAGATGAGATGCGGGTTATGTTTGTTACGCCTGATGGGAAAGAGAGTTATGTGAGATATGGGTTGACCCGGGGTAGATTGGGTCGGGTTGTGAAAACTCGGGTTGTGAGGTATGAGAAGGAAGATTTGTGTGATGCACCAGCTAATAGTAGTATTGGATGGAGAGATCCTGGGTATATACATGATGGTGTTATGCGTAATCTGAAAAAGGGAAAGAAGTATTATTATCAG GTTGGCAGTGATTCAAGGGGCTGGAGCACCATTTTCAGCTTTGTGTCACAGAATAGAGACACGGGTGAAACATTTGCTTTCTTGTTTGGAGACATGGGGACTGCTACGCCATACTTGACATTTCTTCGTACACAGGAAGAAAGTAAATCGACGATTAAGTGGATAAGCCGTGATATTGAAGCTCTTGGTAATAAGCCTGCCCTTATCTCACATATTGGAGATATCAGCTACGCCAGAGGATACTCTTGGTTGTGGGACAACTTTTTTACTCAGGTGGAACCTGTTGCATCCAGAGTTCCATACCATGTATGCATCGGAAACCATGAATATGATTGGCCACTTCAACCTTGGAAGCCTGATTGGTCAAGCTACGGGAAAGATGGGGGAGGTGAATGTGGTGTACCCTACAGTTATAAGTTCCATATGCCAGGAAACTCTTCAGTGCCGACTGGAATGCATGCTCCTGCAACTCGGAATCTTTATTACTCATTTGATTCTGGGCCCGTTCACTTTGTCTATATGTCAACTGAAACCAATTTCCTCCCAGGTAGTAACCAGTATGACTTTTTAAAGCATGACTTGGAATCAGTTGATCGAGTAAAAACTCCTTTTGTCGTCTTTCAAGGGCACAGACCAATGTACAGTTCAAGTAGCGGAACAAAAGATATATCTTTGAGGAAGAGAATGGTTGAGTATTTGGAACCTCTTCTAGTGAAGAACAATGTGAATCTTGTATTGTGGGGGCATGTTCATAGGTATGAGAGGTTTTGCCCTTTGAATAACTTCACCTGTGGAAGCTTGGCCTTGAACGGGAAGGAGCAAAAGGCTTTCCCTGTTCAAATTGTGATTGGGATGGCAGGACAGGACTGGCAGCCTATCTGGGCACCAAGAGAAGACCACCCTACGGATCCTATTTTCCCACAGCCTCTGCAATCTCTGTACCGTGGGAGTGAATTTGGATACGTGAGGCTGCATGCCACAAAGGAAAAGCTTACACTTTCTTATGTAGGAAACCATGACGGAGAGGTGCATGATAAGGTGGAGTTCCTAGCTTCAGGACAACTTCTCAATGCTGGTATCCGTGATGGTCCTGCAGATGCAGTACACATGGAGTCTAAGTTCTCATGGTATGTAAAGGTTGGAAGTGTGCTAATGCTTGGAGCTTTTATGGGTTACATAGTTGGATTCATATCTCATGCTCGGAAAAATTCTGCTGATAATGGTTGGAGACCTATAAAAACCGAGGTAATATGA
- the LOC114076849 gene encoding E3 ubiquitin-protein ligase RNF13-like: protein MWPTGFVCHDCFKHSFVSVKPISEEEKWIIPPITSSYSSSLPVLTIHCNFKIIQQFWYMSPNNLGYVNMGEALDSSSESTQIILHLSDTKLYERLDCAISEVFIDFKDEFEDLQHIIVEKIIRKLKKIMTKQILEVCMDVTIMIDHQCHGGILLESEELPENGMVPASKSSIELLEPMEVDERYSNDECLVCLDEIGKKTRVLRLPCSHMFHADCITMWLENSHYCPL from the coding sequence ATGTGGCCAACAGGATTTGTATGCCATGACTGCTTCAAGCACTCTTTCGTTAGCGTTAAACCAATttctgaagaagaaaaatggatTATTCCCCCAAttacttcttcatattcttcttctttaccAGTTTTAACCATTCAttgtaatttcaaaataatacaaCAATTTTGGTATATGTCACCCAATAATCTAGGATACGTAAATATGGGCGAAGCATTAGATAGTTCATCTGAATCAACCCAAATTATTCTTCATCTTTCTGATACTAAACTCTATGAAAGACTCGACTGTGCTATATCAGAAGTGTTTATAGATTTTAAGGACGAGTTTGAAGATCTACAACATATTATAGTTGAAAAAATAATTCGTAAGTTGAAAAAAATCATGACTAAACAGATATTGGAGGTATGTATGGATGTGACGATAATGATTGATCACCAATGCCATGGTGGAATTTTGTTAGAATCGGAAGAATTACCGGAGAATGGAATGGTGCCGGCTAGTAAATCATCAATAGAGTTGCTAGAACCGATGGAAGTTGATGAAAGATATAGCAACGATGAGTGTTTGGTATGTCTAGATGAGATAGGAAAGAAAACTCGTGTACTGCGTTTGCCTTGTTCACATATGTTTCATGCAGATTGCATTACAATGTGGTTAGAGAATAGTCATTATTGTCCGCTTTGA